One genomic segment of Helianthus annuus cultivar XRQ/B chromosome 14, HanXRQr2.0-SUNRISE, whole genome shotgun sequence includes these proteins:
- the LOC110906578 gene encoding uncharacterized protein LOC110906578 codes for MRQFRYELRKKYIYKEESSDKDKNENPVKEKGETPFEDYDYLDGEPWKSFVASVDTEEWKKISEKAKKSAKENINPACVGRCGFVGLEPHIESRWNQLVSSYPHLDAIEHPSSIRNTVSKARFNPVTKLYELRENLISNGDLTGLLELLVSIYIIIDKKEKQKQLKDDGSYSTKKNRSEAIETTAGEILASPGMGLVAGSSSEILSVQKCELLHLDDQGALKVVAIGRVHPTEDRFVHGCPIIDGFVKVQIDRVVEGCGSTRLLPESCIYGEIEVLKDAKGSFIQWPVKLIKILNKDSPQTVEPRHHFISTPYRPQFEATPADPQQAISNERNEYQIYSYALQDDETFNQLFSENTTVEHVSFRKPIEPVHAYQQTKPVIANQPTKTVHANQSTEPIRDCQHTKPIVASKPSTEKTKVSKEKTKVLKLLEMARSRPQNIYGLAQKLALQSEKALFTVFTSPTGMYEERVQETVEFEAVIQLCVNGWADVCFVHWFTMYLYVAGEREDLNNTAYFHPRYIEGEVVSDDGDFVIDHIKKVISFHKDKQWFIAPYIAGKHWVLIILQHHPVYKTWKGYIFDSRKGKDDDDFSCYKIITLFEQAIKQNMTWAKVKCRLQPNGWECGYCVMLAMYDFVICNREHMVSIFCTFRFIYL; via the exons ATGAGGCAATTTCGTTAtgaacttagaaaaaaatatatcTATAAAGAAGAATCTTCCGATAAAGATAAAAATGAAAACCCCGTTAAAGAGAAAGGCGAAACTCCCTTTGAAGATTACGATTATCTAGACGGGGAACCATGGAAGTCTTTCGTTGCAAGTGTTGATACCGAAGAGTGGAAG AAAATAAGTGAAAAAGCAAAGAAGAGCGCAAAAGAAAACATTAACCCCGCGTGTGTAGGGAGATGTGGTTTTGTTGGACTGGAGCCCCACATTGAAAGTAGATGGAATCAACTTGTTTCAAGCTATCCACATTTAGATGCTATTGAACATCCTAGCTCTATAAGGAATACAGTAAGTAAAGCACGTTTTAATCCGGTCACAAAGCTATATGAACTTAGAGAAAATCTTATATCAAATGGGGATTTGACAGGATTACTTGAATTATTGGTaagtatttatataattatt gataaaaaagaaaaacagaaacaACTGAAGGATGATGGCTCTTATTCCACAAAGAAAAACAGGAGCGAGGCTATAGAGACAACGGCTGGGGAGATTCTTGCTAGTCCTGGCATGGGCCTTGTGGCCGGTAGTTCGTCAGAAATCTTG TCTGTTCAAAAATGTGAACTTCTGCATCTTGACGACCAAGGTGCTCTTAAGGTTGTAGCAATTGGTCGTGTTCATCCTACTGAAGATAGGTTTGTACATGGATGCCCAATAATAGATGGTTTCGTCAAAGTTCAAATAGATAGAGTTGTAGAAGGTTGCGGGTCGACTCGTCTTTTGCCAGAGTCATGTATTTATGGTGAAATAGAAGTTTTGAAAGATGCGAAAGGAAGTTTTATTCAATGGCCCGTTAAATTAATAAAG ATTTTGAACAAAGACTCTCCTCAAACTGTAGAACCGCGTCACCACTTTATAAGTACACCTTATAGGCCGCAG TTTGAGGCAACGCCTGCTGACCCACAACAAGCGATTTCAAATGAAAGAAACGAGTATCAAATATACTCGTATGCACTGCAAGATGATGAGACTTTTAATCAATTG TTTTCTGAGAACACAACGGTCGAGCATGTTTCTTTTCGTAAACCTATTGAGCCTGTTCATGCTTATCAACAGACTAAGCCCGTTATTGCTAATCAACCTACGAAGACCGTTCATGCTAATCAATCTACTGAGCCCATTCGTGATTGTCAGCATACTAAACCTATTGTTGCTTCTAAACCTTCAACAGAAAAAACAAAAGTatcaaaagaaaaaacaaaagtattaaaACTTTTAGAAATGGCGAGGTCCAGGCCTCAAAACATATATGGATTAGCACAAAAACTGGCACTTCAATCTGAAAAAGCCTTGTTTACGGTTTTTACTTCGCCAACTGGGATGTATGAGGAACGTGTTCAAGAGACGGTTGAATTTGAGGCGGTTATACAGTTATGTGTCAACGGTTGGGCAGATGTTTGCTTTGTGCATTGGTTCACAAT GTACTTATATGTAGCTGGGGAACGGGAGGATTTAAATAATACTGCATATTTTCATCCCCGTTATATTGAAGGTGAAGTTGTCTCAGATGATGGTGACTTTGTGATTGACCACATCAAAAAGGTCATCTCTTTTCATAAGGATAAACAATGGTTTATTGCACCATACATAGCCGG GAAACACTGGGTATTAATTATACTTCAACATCATCCGGTATATAAAACTTGGAAAGGTTACATATTTGATTCACGTAAaggtaaagatgatgatgatttttcATGTTACAAGATTATAACATTATTCGAACAGGCCATAAAACAAAATATGACGTGGGCTAAGGTTAAA TGTCGTCTACAACCTAATGGATGGGAGTGCGGTTATTGTGTTATGTTGGCTATGTATGATTTTGTGATTTGTAACAGAGAACATATGGTAAGTATATTTTGTACATTCCGATTTATATACCTTTAA
- the LOC110906579 gene encoding uncharacterized protein LOC110906579, with protein sequence MRQFRYELRKKYIYKEESSDKDKNENPVKEKGETPFEDYDYLDGEPWKSFVASVDTEEWKKISEKAKKSAKENINPACVGRCGFVGLEPHIESRWNQLVSSYPHLDAIEHPSSIRNTVSKARFNPVTKLYELRENLISNGDLTGLLELLVSIYIIIDKKEKQKQLKDDGSYSTKKNRSEAIETTAGEILASPGMGLVAGSSSEILSVQKCELLHLDDQGALKVVAIGRVHPTEDRFVHGCPIIDGFVKVQIDRVVEGCGSTRLLPESCIYGEIEVLKDAKGSFIQWPVKLIKILNKDSPQTVEPRHHFISTPYRPQFEATPADPQQAISNERNEYQIYSYALQDDETFNQLFSENTTVEHVSFRKPIEPVHAYQQTKPVIANQPTKTVHANQSTEPIRDCQHTKPIVASKPSTEKTKVSKEKTKVLKLLEMARSRPQNIYGLAQKLALQSEKALFTVFTSPTGMYEERVQETVEFEAVIQLCVNGWADVCFVHWFTMYLYVAGEWEDLNNTAYFHPRYIEGEVVSDDGDFVIDHIKKVISFHKDKQWFIAPYIAGKHWVLIILQHHPVYKTWKGYIFDSRKGKDDDDFSCYEIITLFEQAIKQNMTWAKVKCRLQPNGWECGYCVMLAMYDFVICNREHMVSIFCTFRFIYL encoded by the exons ATGAGGCAATTTCGTTAtgaacttagaaaaaaatatatcTATAAAGAAGAATCTTCCGATAAAGATAAAAATGAAAACCCCGTTAAAGAGAAAGGCGAAACTCCCTTTGAAGATTACGATTATCTAGACGGGGAACCATGGAAGTCTTTCGTTGCAAGTGTTGATACCGAAGAGTGGAAG AAAATAAGTGAAAAAGCAAAGAAGAGCGCAAAAGAAAACATTAACCCCGCGTGTGTAGGGAGATGTGGTTTTGTTGGACTGGAGCCCCACATTGAAAGTAGATGGAATCAACTTGTTTCAAGCTATCCACATTTAGATGCTATTGAACATCCTAGCTCTATAAGGAATACAGTAAGTAAAGCACGTTTTAATCCGGTCACAAAGCTATATGAACTTAGAGAAAATCTTATATCAAATGGGGATTTGACAGGATTACTTGAATTATTGGTaagtatttatataattatt gataaaaaagaaaaacagaaacaACTGAAGGATGATGGCTCTTATTCCACAAAGAAAAACAGGAGCGAGGCTATAGAGACAACGGCTGGGGAGATTCTTGCTAGTCCTGGCATGGGCCTTGTGGCCGGTAGTTCGTCAGAAATCTTG TCTGTTCAAAAATGTGAACTTCTGCATCTTGACGACCAAGGTGCTCTTAAGGTTGTAGCAATTGGTCGTGTTCATCCTACTGAAGATAGGTTTGTACATGGATGCCCAATAATAGATGGTTTCGTCAAAGTTCAAATAGATAGAGTTGTAGAAGGTTGCGGGTCGACTCGTCTTTTGCCAGAGTCATGTATTTATGGTGAAATAGAAGTTTTGAAAGATGCGAAAGGAAGTTTTATTCAATGGCCCGTTAAATTAATAAAG ATTTTGAACAAAGACTCTCCTCAAACTGTAGAACCGCGTCACCACTTTATAAGTACACCTTATAGGCCGCAG TTTGAGGCAACGCCTGCTGACCCACAACAAGCGATTTCAAATGAAAGAAACGAGTATCAAATATACTCGTATGCACTGCAAGATGATGAGACTTTTAATCAATTG TTTTCTGAGAACACAACGGTCGAGCATGTTTCTTTTCGTAAACCTATTGAGCCTGTTCATGCTTATCAACAGACTAAGCCCGTTATTGCTAATCAACCTACGAAGACCGTTCATGCTAATCAATCTACTGAGCCCATTCGTGATTGTCAGCATACTAAACCTATTGTTGCTTCTAAACCTTCAACAGAAAAAACAAAAGTatcaaaagaaaaaacaaaagtattaaaACTTTTAGAAATGGCGAGGTCCAGGCCTCAAAACATATATGGATTAGCACAAAAACTGGCACTTCAATCTGAAAAAGCCTTGTTTACGGTTTTTACTTCGCCAACTGGGATGTATGAGGAACGTGTTCAAGAGACGGTTGAATTTGAGGCGGTTATACAGTTATGTGTCAACGGTTGGGCAGATGTTTGCTTTGTGCATTGGTTCACAAT GTACTTATATGTAGCTGGGGAATGGGAGGATTTAAATAATACTGCATATTTTCATCCCCGTTATATTGAAGGTGAAGTTGTCTCAGATGATGGTGACTTTGTGATTGACCACATCAAAAAGGTCATCTCTTTTCATAAGGATAAACAATGGTTTATTGCACCATACATAGCCGG GAAACACTGGGTATTAATTATACTTCAACATCATCCGGTATATAAAACTTGGAAAGGTTACATATTTGATTCACGTAAaggtaaagatgatgatgatttttcATGTTACGAGATTATAACATTATTCGAACAGGCCATAAAACAAAATATGACGTGGGCTAAGGTTAAA TGTCGTCTACAACCTAATGGATGGGAGTGCGGTTATTGTGTTATGTTGGCTATGTATGATTTTGTGATTTGTAACAGAGAACATATGGTAAGTATATTTTGTACATTCCGATTTATATACCTTTAA